The Desulfonatronovibrio magnus genome includes a region encoding these proteins:
- a CDS encoding tetratricopeptide repeat protein: MSESEKKGFLDRIMSEADSSAHPFLEKIQEHIRTIVLVVGTVLLVAVVYSSYTFWEDRKVTRANNELENILSQDSSSARLSMLQEFSNHAPKRLHGAILLEKARIHMNMENFASAAADFKQLGQIDPDMHPVAVLGQAKAHELSGDHQQALEILKNSSLPGDFQHQYLSLLSFNAEQSGDYAAALDAYQKLMEHSQDMDTGFIEFKIEQLQQKIQS, from the coding sequence ATGAGCGAATCTGAGAAAAAAGGATTTCTGGACAGAATAATGAGTGAAGCTGACTCATCAGCTCACCCTTTTTTAGAAAAAATCCAGGAACATATCAGAACCATTGTCCTTGTTGTTGGGACGGTTCTTCTTGTGGCCGTGGTTTATTCATCTTATACTTTCTGGGAAGACAGAAAAGTTACCAGGGCAAACAATGAGTTGGAAAATATCCTGAGTCAGGATAGTTCATCCGCAAGATTGTCCATGTTACAGGAATTCTCTAATCATGCCCCAAAACGCCTCCATGGAGCTATTTTGCTTGAAAAAGCCCGCATACATATGAACATGGAAAACTTTGCCAGTGCTGCAGCTGATTTTAAACAACTGGGACAAATTGATCCTGATATGCATCCGGTAGCAGTTCTGGGTCAGGCTAAAGCCCATGAACTCTCCGGCGATCATCAACAGGCATTGGAGATACTGAAAAACAGCTCACTTCCAGGTGATTTCCAGCATCAATACTTAAGCCTTCTGTCTTTTAACGCCGAACAGTCAGGGGATTATGCAGCTGCTCTGGATGCCTATCAAAAGCTCATGGAACATTCCCAGGACATGGATACAGGATTTATTGAGTTTAAAATCGAACAGCTTCAGCAAAAAATTCAATCATAA